A genomic stretch from Desulfurococcaceae archaeon MEX13E-LK6-19 includes:
- a CDS encoding iron-sulfur cluster assembly scaffold protein produces MSTRIPLPYSPKVLELFRNPKNAGPMPDATVKATAGSPACGDMITIYLKIDEKNEKIIKATFESYGCAANIAVASMLTEVIKGKTLEEAWRISWKELSDELGGLPVIKYHCSILAVGALKRAIREYYKGKKKPDWLPEKQTKEELQVLEEEKMIEYMYRRFGIQKPSGGEGGKH; encoded by the coding sequence ATGAGTACACGTATCCCCCTACCATATAGTCCTAAAGTACTCGAATTATTTAGGAACCCGAAGAACGCTGGTCCCATGCCTGATGCTACTGTGAAAGCGACAGCAGGTAGTCCAGCTTGTGGCGATATGATAACAATATATCTGAAGATCGATGAGAAAAATGAAAAGATAATAAAAGCTACATTTGAAAGTTATGGTTGTGCAGCTAATATTGCTGTAGCAAGTATGCTAACGGAGGTAATCAAGGGGAAAACATTAGAAGAAGCATGGCGTATATCTTGGAAAGAATTATCAGACGAATTAGGTGGTCTCCCGGTAATTAAGTATCATTGTAGTATTCTTGCAGTTGGCGCGCTAAAGAGAGCTATTAGAGAGTACTATAAAGGAAAAAAGAAACCAGATTGGCTTCCTGAAAAACAGACAAAAGAAGAACTACAAGTACTTGAAGAAGAGAAAATGATTGAGTACATGTACCGTAGATTCGGTATACAAAAACCTAGTGGTGGTGAAGGCGGGAAACATTGA
- a CDS encoding sulfurtransferase TusA family protein yields MNSVENLIDLRKQPKGCKEHPLIRLKNTIRRMKKGESIKVITDTTTIPLRTIEIIARKNELKVEIIGKNNNVYEIVLRKE; encoded by the coding sequence TTGAATTCAGTGGAGAACCTAATAGACTTGAGGAAACAGCCTAAAGGATGTAAAGAACATCCATTGATAAGATTGAAGAATACTATAAGAAGAATGAAGAAAGGCGAGTCCATTAAAGTAATTACTGATACAACAACAATACCTTTGAGGACAATAGAGATTATTGCGAGGAAGAATGAGTTGAAAGTGGAGATAATTGGTAAGAACAATAATGTATACGAAATAGTTCTTAGGAAAGAGTAG
- a CDS encoding MoaD/ThiS family protein, giving the protein MAVKIRTVDNSFVKEIDADGITVGALLKKLGLLVEEYVVVKNNQVVTEDDIVRDGDEIVLYPVVSGG; this is encoded by the coding sequence ATGGCGGTGAAGATAAGGACTGTCGACAACTCGTTTGTTAAGGAGATTGATGCAGATGGTATAACTGTCGGTGCATTGTTGAAGAAACTTGGTTTGCTTGTTGAGGAATATGTTGTCGTTAAGAACAACCAGGTTGTAACAGAGGATGATATAGTACGTGACGGCGATGAAATAGTATTATACCCGGTGGTATCAGGTGGTTAA
- a CDS encoding TIGR00269 family protein produces the protein MVNCSICGKPAVYISRVGGKAYCMKHFLEYFDKKVRRTIRKYRMFGEKEHIIVAVSGGKDSLSLLHYLVRLSKRVPGWKISALLINEGIAGYREETIKDFLRVVNELGVEYRIVRFKDEIGYTLDEMVKIGKEKKLPYLPCSYCGVFRRYLLNKAAREMGGTVLATAHNLDDIVQTYIMNIIQNNWDRVARLSPVLDNRKHPGFIRRVKPFYEILEKETTLYSILNNLYPKFTECPYAQYSMRWIIRKYINEMEEKYPGTKYSLLRSLLTIINILNRGQETYGKEEIMTCKICGSPSSHEICRACRFKMELGILDKIDKWGSA, from the coding sequence GTGGTTAACTGTAGTATATGTGGTAAACCAGCTGTATACATCTCTAGGGTGGGCGGTAAAGCTTATTGTATGAAACATTTTCTCGAATATTTCGACAAGAAAGTACGGCGTACAATAAGAAAGTATAGAATGTTTGGTGAAAAAGAACACATTATTGTTGCCGTATCCGGGGGCAAGGACTCACTATCTCTTCTTCATTATCTCGTAAGACTTTCAAAAAGAGTACCTGGGTGGAAGATTTCTGCTCTCCTTATAAACGAAGGTATAGCTGGTTACCGCGAAGAAACAATAAAGGATTTCCTGCGTGTAGTAAACGAGCTTGGTGTTGAGTATAGGATTGTTAGGTTTAAAGACGAAATAGGTTATACACTTGATGAAATGGTTAAAATAGGTAAGGAGAAGAAGCTACCTTATCTACCATGTAGTTACTGTGGGGTTTTCAGGCGATATCTCCTCAATAAGGCAGCGCGGGAAATGGGTGGAACTGTTCTAGCAACAGCGCATAATCTTGATGATATTGTGCAAACCTACATCATGAATATTATCCAGAACAATTGGGATAGAGTAGCAAGACTATCTCCTGTCCTGGATAACAGGAAACATCCTGGTTTTATTAGAAGAGTAAAACCATTTTACGAAATACTCGAAAAAGAAACCACTCTATACTCCATACTTAATAACCTGTACCCAAAGTTCACAGAATGCCCTTATGCACAATATAGTATGAGATGGATCATTAGGAAATACATTAACGAGATGGAAGAGAAGTACCCAGGTACAAAATATTCCCTTTTGAGGTCATTATTGACAATTATTAACATACTTAATAGAGGCCAGGAAACCTATGGGAAAGAAGAAATAATGACGTGTAAAATATGTGGTAGTCCTTCTTCGCATGAAATATGTAGGGCATGTAGGTTCAAAATGGAACTTGGCATTTTGGATAAAATAGATAAGTGGGGTTCCGCATAG
- a CDS encoding PLP-dependent cysteine synthase family protein has protein sequence MEERLKLKVFMNTLEMLPHIWPTPLVRLRTFSENGYEAWAKLEYFNPFSHSIKDRPVWNMIVKALKECVECGKLYEATSGNVGIAMACISNALGIKFRAYIPKPTPKLTETLLKMLGAEVIKTDYETISPEMVKMVEEIARKESALNLNQFVNDDNFEVHYKYTARELDEQLKAVERSPPRAIIAGIGTSGHIAAISKYFKEKYGDKVKIIGVIPAKGESIPGIKRIETRPKWIFQVKIDDVVEVTKEEAAKMAIEVARREGILIGLSSGAVTRAYEIVRNDIGEGVYVLVYPDDSFKYIETIEKYL, from the coding sequence ATGGAAGAAAGGCTAAAGCTAAAAGTATTCATGAACACTCTTGAAATGCTGCCTCATATATGGCCGACACCACTAGTTAGACTGAGAACATTTTCTGAAAACGGTTATGAGGCATGGGCTAAACTGGAATATTTCAATCCATTTAGTCATAGTATAAAAGATAGACCTGTGTGGAACATGATTGTCAAGGCCTTGAAAGAATGTGTTGAATGTGGTAAATTATATGAAGCTACATCGGGTAACGTTGGCATCGCTATGGCTTGTATATCAAATGCTCTTGGTATAAAATTTAGAGCATACATACCAAAGCCCACACCCAAACTAACAGAGACCTTATTAAAAATGCTTGGTGCAGAAGTTATAAAAACTGATTATGAAACGATTTCACCTGAAATGGTAAAGATGGTTGAGGAAATAGCACGTAAAGAATCAGCCTTAAACCTAAACCAGTTTGTGAATGATGATAATTTCGAAGTTCATTATAAGTATACTGCAAGAGAACTTGATGAGCAACTAAAAGCTGTCGAACGAAGTCCTCCAAGAGCTATAATCGCTGGAATAGGTACATCAGGACATATAGCAGCCATTTCTAAATACTTCAAAGAAAAATATGGTGATAAAGTTAAGATAATAGGTGTTATTCCTGCTAAAGGAGAGAGCATACCGGGGATAAAAAGAATTGAAACAAGACCTAAATGGATCTTTCAAGTAAAAATAGATGATGTTGTCGAGGTAACTAAAGAAGAAGCTGCAAAGATGGCTATTGAGGTGGCTAGAAGAGAAGGTATATTGATAGGTTTAAGTTCAGGTGCAGTAACAAGAGCATATGAAATAGTTCGTAATGATATAGGAGAGGGTGTTTATGTACTAGTGTATCCAGATGACTCGTTTAAATATATTGAAACAATTGAAAAATATTTGTAG